The following coding sequences are from one Lolium rigidum isolate FL_2022 chromosome 6, APGP_CSIRO_Lrig_0.1, whole genome shotgun sequence window:
- the LOC124659821 gene encoding protein STRICTOSIDINE SYNTHASE-LIKE 10-like: protein MRRRGGFSSTLLLLLVGFLAVSLAPSCAAAEIKTHPTEWSFRLLLPSGVTGAESLAFDARGQGPYAGVSDGRVLRWGGSAVGWTNFAHHASYRKLAMCTVPVAPSEQTESLCGRPLGLAFHRKSGDLYIADAYKGLMRVGADGGEAEVLATGAGGVPFNFVNGIDVDQATGDVYFTDSSVNYPRRFNTEIMMNADATGRLLKYDAKTKQVTVLKDGLPYPNGVAVSYDGTYVVVAHTVPCQAHKYYLQGTKAGRYELLADLPGYPDNVRRDGKGGYWVALNQEKARPDVTTAPVKHLVGVRLDGNGVEVEELTAAKGVTLSEVTERNGTLWLGSVELDYIGIVS from the exons ATGAGGCGCCGCGGCGGCTTCTCGAGCACCTTGCTCCTCCTTCTCGTCGGCTTCCTCGCCGTCTCCCTCGCTCCGTCGTGTGCAGCAGCAGAGATCAAGACCCACCCCACGGAGTggagcttccgcctcctccttccGAGCGGCGTGACCGGCGCCGAGAGCCTGGCCTTCGACGCGCGCGGCCAGGGACCCTACGCTGGCGTCTCCGACGGCCGCGTCCTCAGGTGGGGCGGCAGCGCCGTCGGCTGGACCAACTTCGCGCACCACGCCAGCTACCGGAAGCTGGCCATGTGCACCGTGCCCGTGGCGCCGTCGGAGCAGACGGAGAGCCTGTGCGGGCGCCCGCTCGGGCTGGCCTTCCACCGTAAGTCCGGCGACCTCTACATTGCCGACGCCTACAAGGGGCTCATGAGGgtcggcgccgacggcggcgaggcCGAGGTGCTCGCCACGGGAGCCGGCGGCGTTCCCTTCAACTTTGTCAACGGCATCGACGTCGATCAGGCTACCGGTGATGTTTACTTCACGGACAGCAGCGTCAATTACCCGCGAAG GTTCAACACGGAGATCATGATGAACGCGGACGCCACCGGGAGGCTGCTGAAGTACGATGCGAAGACGAAGCAGGTCACCGTTCTCAAGGACGGCCTGCCATACCCTAACGGGGTGGCGGTGAGCTACGACGGGACATACGTTGTCGTGGCGCACACCGTGCCCTGCCAGGCGCATAAGTACTATCTGCAAGGAACAAAGGCCGGCCGCTACGAACTACTCGCCGATCTGCCGGGATACCCGGACAACGTGAGGCGTGACGGGAAGGGCGGCTACTGGGTGGCTCTGAACCAGGAGAAGGCGCGCCCGGACGTGACCACGGCTCCGGTGAAGCATCTGGTGGGAGTCCGCCTTGACGGCAATggcgtggaggtggaggagctcaCGGCGGCCAAGGGCGTCACGCTGAGCGAGGTGACTGAGAGGAACGGAACGCTGTGGCTGGGCTCTGTCGAGCTTGACTACATAGGAATAGTTTCATGA